In Roseofilum capinflatum BLCC-M114, the following proteins share a genomic window:
- a CDS encoding nucleotidyltransferase domain-containing protein, giving the protein MRLEHQLILNCARTYHSGENQDQILDFLSRDLDWSYILYWINYHGLIPLFYWTIKELKNGVNPDFFQLIHRQFKENTYRNLSLTQELIKITQIFEKEKIPVLAFKGPVLAQTVYQNLGLRQFLDLDILIPKDAVSQASQTLREQGYQPQFEFKGWQEKRYTQIRFEHNFYSSEKDMCIDLHWSLISSALSFHEQPQQIWEDKTYQEQVQLGNQTLLTLSPEALLLFLCVHGAKHDWSHLSWVCDVAELLHRYQDLDWLWIEQQVGHLGTQTMLELGLGLAHTYLDAPVPEDWVKRLEKNHKIQELGKLVEGQWFNSPSEGNSLRLMGQIYVQTMDSPRDRLWYWFDYVATPTPLEWEILPLPSGLFFLYYPLRLLRLLWKYRPKWVKTQS; this is encoded by the coding sequence ATGCGGCTAGAACATCAATTAATTTTGAACTGCGCTCGCACTTACCATTCAGGTGAAAATCAAGATCAAATTTTAGATTTTCTCTCTAGAGATCTCGATTGGAGTTATATTTTATATTGGATCAACTATCATGGCTTAATTCCACTATTTTACTGGACAATCAAAGAATTAAAAAATGGAGTCAATCCCGATTTTTTTCAACTCATCCATCGACAGTTCAAGGAAAACACCTATCGTAACTTATCTCTTACTCAAGAACTGATTAAAATTACCCAAATTTTTGAGAAGGAAAAGATTCCAGTTTTGGCATTTAAGGGGCCAGTTTTAGCCCAAACTGTTTATCAAAATCTGGGGTTGAGGCAGTTTTTAGATTTAGATATTTTAATCCCTAAAGATGCGGTAAGTCAAGCTTCACAAACTTTAAGAGAACAGGGTTATCAGCCTCAGTTTGAATTTAAGGGATGGCAAGAAAAGCGATATACCCAAATTCGATTTGAGCATAATTTCTATTCTTCGGAAAAAGATATGTGTATTGATTTACATTGGTCGTTGATTTCTTCTGCGCTCTCGTTTCACGAGCAACCCCAACAGATTTGGGAGGATAAAACCTATCAAGAGCAAGTGCAATTGGGTAATCAAACTCTTCTGACTCTATCCCCAGAGGCTTTATTATTATTTTTATGTGTTCATGGGGCTAAACATGATTGGTCTCATTTATCTTGGGTTTGTGATGTTGCTGAATTGCTGCATCGATATCAAGATTTAGATTGGTTGTGGATTGAGCAGCAAGTGGGTCATTTGGGAACCCAAACGATGTTAGAATTAGGTTTAGGATTAGCCCACACCTATTTAGATGCTCCGGTTCCTGAAGATTGGGTGAAGAGATTAGAAAAGAATCATAAGATTCAGGAGTTAGGAAAATTAGTAGAAGGGCAATGGTTTAATTCTCCATCTGAGGGGAATAGTCTGAGATTAATGGGACAAATTTATGTACAGACGATGGATTCGCCCCGCGATCGCCTCTGGTACTGGTTTGACTATGTAGCCACTCCTACCCCCCTAGAGTGGGAAATACTACCTTTACCCTCCGGGTTATTTTTCCTCTACTATCCCTTGCGACTACTACGTTTACTCTGGAAGTACCGCCCAAAGTGGGTTAAGACTCAATCTTGA
- a CDS encoding ABC transporter ATP-binding protein yields the protein MNRIAAIASRLQRLLYLRKAVQLVWESTPKLTLANLVLVFLQSVLPLVSLYLTKLIIDRITEGIATPETSLQPVLLLIVIAAFVAILGDGLRSLAGWVSEAQSQIVTDYVQNLLHAKSIEVDLEYYENAQYYDFLHQAQTEAAYRPTVIVNRFIQLGNSSLSLIGIGLLLFSFDWAIALILIIAAIPVFLVRLKFSQQLYRQWQQWTPQERMAHYYSTLITQVDHAKEIRLFDLGELFGRRFNTLRQAIRQQRISLSARRSFAESITQSSATLAVFTAFALMADRAIMGAITIGSVVMYYQAFQRGQTLLRESLSYLASLYENSLFLSNFYQFLDLKPTIISPPHPVPLPASIPGKIEFDRVSFSYPHSQRSVLEDIHFTIEPGETIAIVGENGAGKTTLIKLLCRLYDPTAGSIRLDGIDLRDLSPTEVRKNISIVFQDYAHYHLTVQENIGIGDIKNWDNLSQIQRAAQWAKIDQTIAKLPQGYDTILGKQFINGEELSIGEWQKVAIARSFLSQNHPILILDEPTSALDPQAEAEILEQLNQLTQKRTSIIISHRLSTVKFADRILVLKEGEIVETGSHRQLMEQSGIYATLFNTQAHYYR from the coding sequence GTGAATAGGATCGCCGCGATCGCCTCCCGCTTGCAACGGTTGCTCTATCTCCGAAAAGCCGTTCAATTGGTTTGGGAGAGTACCCCTAAGCTCACGCTGGCAAACCTTGTTTTGGTGTTTCTGCAATCGGTTTTACCCCTGGTTTCTCTTTATCTCACCAAGTTAATCATCGATCGCATCACCGAAGGCATTGCTACTCCCGAAACCTCCCTACAACCGGTACTCCTGCTGATTGTCATTGCTGCATTCGTGGCAATTCTGGGCGATGGACTGAGATCCTTAGCCGGATGGGTGAGTGAAGCGCAATCTCAAATCGTCACCGACTACGTGCAAAATCTGCTTCATGCTAAGTCCATTGAAGTGGATTTAGAATACTACGAAAATGCCCAATACTATGATTTTCTCCATCAGGCACAGACTGAGGCAGCTTACCGTCCAACTGTCATTGTAAACCGATTCATCCAATTAGGCAATAGCAGTTTATCCTTAATTGGGATAGGATTACTCCTCTTTTCCTTTGATTGGGCGATCGCCCTCATCCTGATTATCGCTGCCATCCCCGTTTTTCTCGTTCGCCTCAAGTTTTCCCAACAGCTTTATCGGCAATGGCAACAATGGACTCCCCAAGAGCGCATGGCCCATTATTACAGTACCTTAATCACCCAAGTCGATCATGCTAAAGAAATTCGCCTATTTGACTTAGGAGAACTCTTTGGCAGACGCTTTAATACCCTGCGTCAAGCCATTCGTCAGCAAAGAATATCCCTATCTGCCCGTCGTTCCTTTGCCGAAAGTATCACCCAAAGTAGCGCCACCCTAGCCGTTTTTACCGCCTTTGCACTGATGGCAGATCGGGCAATTATGGGCGCGATTACCATTGGCTCGGTGGTAATGTACTATCAAGCCTTTCAGCGCGGGCAAACCTTACTGCGAGAAAGTTTAAGTTATTTGGCTTCTTTGTATGAAAATAGTTTATTTCTCTCCAACTTTTACCAATTTCTCGACTTAAAACCCACCATTATTTCACCACCTCACCCTGTCCCCTTGCCCGCTTCCATCCCAGGAAAAATAGAGTTCGATCGGGTGAGTTTTTCCTATCCCCATAGCCAACGATCTGTCCTGGAAGATATTCATTTTACTATTGAACCGGGAGAAACGATCGCCATTGTGGGGGAAAATGGAGCCGGAAAAACGACGCTCATCAAACTATTATGCCGCCTTTACGATCCTACGGCGGGCAGTATTCGTCTAGATGGCATTGATCTGCGAGATTTATCTCCCACTGAAGTGAGAAAAAACATTAGTATTGTCTTTCAAGATTATGCCCATTATCATTTAACGGTGCAAGAGAATATTGGAATCGGAGATATTAAAAACTGGGACAATTTATCCCAGATTCAGCGAGCGGCTCAATGGGCGAAAATTGACCAAACCATTGCGAAACTACCCCAAGGATATGATACCATTTTGGGGAAACAATTTATTAATGGAGAAGAACTGAGTATTGGGGAATGGCAGAAAGTGGCGATCGCCCGCTCTTTCCTAAGCCAAAATCACCCGATTTTAATTTTAGATGAACCTACAAGTGCCTTAGATCCGCAAGCGGAAGCTGAAATTTTAGAACAGTTGAATCAACTGACGCAAAAAAGAACCTCTATCATCATTAGTCATCGTCTGTCAACGGTTAAATTTGCTGACCGAATTTTAGTCTTGAAGGAGGGTGAAATTGTGGAAACGGGCAGTCACAGACAGTTAATGGAACAATCGGGAATTTATGCCACACTTTTTAATACTCAAGCCCACTATTATCGGTAA
- a CDS encoding quinone-dependent dihydroorotate dehydrogenase — translation MGNLNLGEKREKRSNIHYPHFQLEPFPMLEQFIFAGLKVDPEDLHHLVMGALSWLSHQRIISYATFIDRTLGLTDDRLAQTLWGLTFPNPVGLAAGYDKDGLAVRMWDRLGFGSMELGTVTLHPQPGNPRPRLFRLTQDRAVLNRMGFNNEGAEAMAERLKNGQHCPTPHRIPIGINLGKSKITPLENAAADYGQSFRLLRDWGDYFVVNVSSPNTPGLRSLQDASQLSLILEAIQQENQGGKPLLVKIAPDLEDGAIAEVVNLAQSYQLSGIIATNTTIDKRALKTQLNPKTGTPIQEEQGGISGVPLGDRSTEVIRLIWRQTQGQLPIIGVGGIFTPEDAWQKITAGASLIQVYTGWVYQGPWMVKGILQGLLDKLDEEGLDSLADAVGRNNEG, via the coding sequence ATGGGTAACTTGAATCTGGGCGAAAAACGCGAAAAACGATCGAATATCCATTATCCACACTTTCAATTGGAACCGTTCCCCATGCTTGAGCAATTTATCTTTGCAGGACTTAAAGTTGATCCAGAAGATCTCCATCACTTAGTTATGGGCGCTTTAAGCTGGTTAAGTCATCAACGGATCATCAGCTATGCCACCTTTATCGATCGGACGTTAGGGTTAACGGACGATCGCCTCGCGCAAACCCTCTGGGGATTAACCTTTCCCAATCCGGTAGGATTAGCAGCCGGATATGATAAGGACGGTCTAGCAGTCCGAATGTGGGATCGTTTAGGCTTTGGATCGATGGAACTGGGTACAGTCACCCTCCATCCGCAACCGGGTAATCCCCGTCCCCGTTTGTTTCGCTTAACTCAAGACCGAGCCGTTTTAAACCGTATGGGATTTAATAACGAGGGCGCTGAAGCTATGGCAGAACGGTTGAAAAATGGCCAACATTGCCCGACCCCCCATCGAATTCCCATTGGAATCAATTTGGGTAAGTCCAAGATAACACCCCTAGAAAATGCGGCAGCCGATTATGGCCAGAGTTTTCGTCTACTCAGGGATTGGGGAGATTATTTTGTGGTCAATGTCTCTTCACCCAATACTCCTGGTTTGCGATCGCTCCAAGATGCCAGCCAACTGAGTCTTATTTTAGAGGCTATCCAACAGGAAAACCAAGGGGGCAAACCCTTATTGGTGAAAATTGCCCCGGATCTGGAGGATGGGGCGATCGCCGAGGTGGTGAATTTGGCCCAAAGTTATCAGTTATCTGGGATTATTGCCACCAATACCACGATTGATAAACGCGCTCTGAAAACCCAACTGAATCCCAAAACTGGCACTCCCATCCAGGAGGAGCAGGGGGGAATTAGCGGGGTTCCGTTGGGCGATCGCTCCACGGAAGTAATCCGCTTGATTTGGCGACAAACCCAAGGTCAATTACCCATTATTGGTGTGGGGGGGATTTTCACCCCAGAAGATGCTTGGCAGAAAATCACCGCCGGAGCCAGTTTGATTCAAGTCTATACCGGTTGGGTCTATCAAGGCCCTTGGATGGTTAAGGGAATTTTACAGGGGTTGTTAGATAAGTTAGATGAGGAAGGATTAGACTCCTTAGCGGATGCGGTCGGGAGAAATAATGAAGGATAA
- a CDS encoding PfkB family carbohydrate kinase: protein MKDKSGLFVGLTTLDFLYLTAEIPQVNEKRVAVDYTVAAGGPATNGAIAFEYLRRSQGHSGSTQLLASVGNHALSGLIRADLEEYGVNCTDLDPQRCDPPPVSSILVTPPKGDRAVISINATHAQAAWNPEFIALLDPVQVLLIDGHQMAISQELARVAKERKIPVIIDGGSWKPGFEGVLALADTVITSANFYPPGCANHEQTIAYLVHLGIPKIAITQGEGAIAYYNQGKQGQIPVPQVSAIDTLGAGDILHGTFCYYSLELDFVEALTQAAQIASVSVQQFGTRAWMKDRGGEMGG, encoded by the coding sequence ATGAAGGATAAATCCGGTTTATTTGTGGGTTTGACGACCCTAGATTTCCTCTATCTAACTGCTGAAATTCCCCAGGTGAATGAGAAACGGGTGGCAGTGGATTATACTGTGGCGGCGGGTGGCCCGGCCACGAATGGGGCGATCGCCTTTGAATATTTGCGACGCTCCCAGGGTCACAGTGGCTCAACCCAACTGCTGGCGAGTGTGGGAAATCATGCCCTTAGCGGTCTGATTCGGGCCGATTTGGAGGAGTATGGGGTGAACTGCACCGATCTTGACCCCCAACGCTGCGATCCCCCCCCAGTCTCTTCTATTCTCGTTACGCCACCAAAGGGCGATCGGGCCGTGATTTCCATTAATGCTACCCATGCACAAGCAGCCTGGAATCCAGAGTTTATAGCTCTATTAGATCCTGTGCAGGTGCTGTTAATTGATGGCCATCAAATGGCCATCAGTCAGGAGTTGGCCAGGGTTGCCAAGGAACGTAAAATTCCGGTGATTATTGATGGAGGGAGTTGGAAACCTGGATTTGAGGGAGTTCTGGCTTTAGCGGATACGGTCATTACTTCAGCGAATTTCTATCCCCCTGGATGTGCGAATCACGAACAGACGATCGCCTATTTAGTCCATTTAGGCATTCCCAAAATTGCCATTACCCAGGGAGAAGGGGCGATCGCCTACTATAATCAAGGGAAACAAGGACAAATACCGGTTCCTCAAGTGTCCGCAATCGATACATTAGGCGCTGGCGATATTCTCCATGGTACATTTTGTTATTATTCCCTAGAATTAGACTTTGTAGAAGCCTTAACTCAAGCGGCCCAGATTGCCTCAGTTTCGGTTCAACAGTTTGGAACCAGAGCTTGGATGAAAGATCGGGGTGGGGAGATGGGGGGATAG
- a CDS encoding GAF domain-containing protein yields MPQQSIPKQSEKQLVTLGRTLQTLREEENLDVLVDTTLEYIETEFEYDLIWIGLYDRREHRLFGKGGNLPSGGDRAILKQTFALSPGDLFEQVVIQQKPAGVPDLREERRAGEWRKLAEKLNIQGTIIFPLRYRALCFGVVILGSTLWGISPRSDEKARLSMIFGELAATLNEMEANWRRQLAKRPDKPLLELLDQLRSLSDFRQRLDVVVAKTHEFLTPDRTNIYWFERERRYFWRRTTNVQKTQAGTNQASSGITVQEVIGFYKALVADQVVSVGEARSSLKADTTSRLMQQIKARSLLAAPIIYQNELLGFLAIEGNEPRIWEDAERNYVRGVAQLIALMAPLEAMEAAVERTKQDQALTAELVRSIYSEEDWRQTLDHCAHLVCDRLGVERFLVLLYDRDKNHFEVVCQSQPGNRRPLPSPLPVPDVDEWQQLEQSRAAISIENWEEDQQLMTWRPLFTQVGIKSVLLCNTAIGHEMEGVLMVGHDVARTWEGTELELVRVVAQQLGLILHQWQLHSRQQQQEKLQSLIQWGQTAIQSTGDESSESLEEEALRKITQVFKVPLALKISWSLDKPQIGYITMAQVSGPEFNIQTQGKIDIAHDPVLQEVLASSGVYQVSAEDLPAVTRQWLTGSGIGEIAAIAFRGDEQEIARGIIVLADAPGRLWSDRYLSVLTIMVRQLAWSERRMELQTHFEVQQDRAQKLTWYKQRRSEIIYRKLSTELKKLHSLGTPKDALTLTRYQQGLRSLNTTLSHLAQMLRDEQWELEWYQMAMPLVSLIKRAIERVDTLVKKRELFIRVQGQPGAVNLTGDVVKLELIFHEILGITCKMAQPKGQVDIWCNGISETELPPAQGRMRERLRQNSDRSGKGQPVSLFDVSIVCATLLEPNLIAELEQGRSPDLLSPSLLDQPPGLYLLICQSLMQSLGGYFNTYPLENHSVMFQLLLPVESAQD; encoded by the coding sequence ATGCCTCAGCAGTCCATACCGAAACAAAGCGAAAAACAACTGGTTACCCTAGGTCGGACTCTCCAAACCTTGAGGGAAGAGGAGAATCTTGATGTGTTGGTTGACACAACTCTTGAGTATATTGAAACGGAATTTGAATATGACTTAATCTGGATTGGTTTGTATGACCGGCGAGAGCATCGCTTATTTGGCAAAGGGGGAAATCTGCCGTCGGGAGGCGATCGCGCCATCCTCAAACAAACGTTTGCCTTAAGTCCTGGAGACTTGTTCGAGCAAGTGGTGATCCAGCAAAAACCGGCCGGGGTTCCCGACTTACGGGAAGAGCGACGGGCTGGCGAATGGCGGAAGTTAGCGGAAAAATTGAATATTCAAGGCACGATTATCTTTCCTCTGCGCTATCGGGCCCTGTGTTTTGGGGTGGTGATTTTGGGATCGACCCTGTGGGGAATTTCACCGCGATCGGATGAAAAGGCTCGCCTATCAATGATTTTTGGCGAACTGGCAGCCACATTAAATGAGATGGAAGCCAATTGGCGCAGGCAGTTGGCGAAACGGCCGGATAAACCCTTATTAGAATTATTGGATCAGTTGCGATCGCTCTCCGATTTTCGCCAAAGGTTAGATGTGGTGGTGGCCAAAACCCATGAATTTTTGACCCCGGATCGCACGAATATTTATTGGTTTGAGCGCGAACGCCGCTATTTTTGGCGCAGAACCACGAATGTTCAGAAAACCCAGGCCGGAACCAATCAAGCCTCCTCTGGGATTACGGTACAGGAGGTGATTGGGTTTTATAAGGCTCTGGTAGCCGATCAGGTGGTCTCGGTGGGGGAAGCTCGCAGTTCTTTGAAGGCTGATACCACCAGTCGGTTAATGCAGCAAATTAAGGCTCGTTCCCTGTTGGCGGCTCCGATTATCTATCAGAATGAGTTACTAGGCTTTTTGGCGATCGAGGGCAATGAGCCTCGAATTTGGGAGGATGCCGAACGAAATTATGTGCGTGGAGTGGCTCAGTTAATTGCTCTGATGGCTCCCCTAGAAGCGATGGAGGCCGCAGTAGAGCGCACCAAACAAGACCAGGCCCTGACGGCTGAGTTGGTGCGATCGATCTATTCTGAGGAGGATTGGCGACAGACTCTAGATCATTGTGCCCATTTGGTGTGCGATCGCCTAGGGGTGGAGCGGTTTTTGGTGTTGCTCTACGATCGCGATAAGAATCATTTTGAGGTGGTCTGTCAAAGTCAACCGGGTAACCGTCGTCCCCTACCTTCCCCCTTACCGGTTCCTGATGTGGATGAATGGCAGCAGCTTGAACAGTCGAGAGCAGCGATCTCGATTGAAAATTGGGAGGAAGATCAACAACTGATGACTTGGCGACCCCTATTTACCCAAGTCGGGATTAAGAGTGTTTTACTGTGTAATACGGCGATCGGCCATGAGATGGAAGGGGTGCTGATGGTTGGCCATGATGTGGCTCGCACCTGGGAAGGAACAGAACTGGAATTGGTGCGGGTGGTGGCTCAACAGTTGGGGTTGATCCTCCATCAATGGCAACTCCATAGCCGTCAACAACAACAGGAAAAACTACAATCTTTGATTCAATGGGGACAAACAGCGATTCAATCAACGGGCGATGAGTCCTCTGAAAGCCTAGAGGAAGAGGCTCTACGAAAAATCACCCAGGTCTTTAAGGTTCCCCTGGCGCTGAAAATTAGTTGGTCTTTGGATAAGCCTCAGATAGGCTATATTACGATGGCTCAGGTCAGTGGCCCAGAGTTTAATATACAGACTCAAGGCAAAATTGATATCGCCCACGATCCAGTGCTGCAAGAGGTTTTAGCCAGCTCAGGCGTGTATCAGGTTTCGGCTGAAGATCTGCCTGCTGTGACTCGTCAGTGGTTGACTGGATCGGGGATTGGGGAAATTGCGGCGATCGCCTTTCGGGGGGATGAACAGGAGATTGCCAGAGGAATTATTGTGTTAGCCGATGCTCCCGGCCGTTTGTGGTCCGATCGCTATCTGAGTGTGTTGACGATTATGGTACGACAACTGGCTTGGTCTGAACGGAGGATGGAATTACAAACTCACTTTGAAGTCCAGCAGGATCGGGCCCAAAAGTTGACTTGGTATAAGCAACGTCGCAGCGAGATTATTTATCGCAAACTGAGTACAGAATTGAAAAAACTCCATAGTTTGGGTACGCCCAAGGATGCTCTCACTCTAACCCGTTATCAGCAAGGATTGCGATCGCTCAATACCACCTTGAGTCATCTGGCGCAAATGCTCAGAGATGAGCAATGGGAATTAGAGTGGTATCAGATGGCTATGCCGTTAGTGAGTTTAATTAAACGGGCGATCGAACGGGTGGATACCTTGGTCAAAAAGCGGGAGTTATTTATCCGCGTGCAGGGACAACCTGGAGCCGTGAATTTAACCGGAGATGTGGTGAAGTTAGAGTTGATTTTCCACGAAATTTTAGGAATTACCTGCAAAATGGCCCAGCCGAAAGGACAAGTGGATATTTGGTGTAATGGGATTTCTGAGACAGAATTGCCACCGGCTCAAGGGAGAATGCGAGAGCGTTTGCGCCAGAATTCCGATCGGTCGGGTAAAGGGCAACCTGTTTCATTGTTTGATGTCTCCATTGTTTGTGCCACCTTATTAGAACCGAACTTGATAGCTGAACTTGAGCAGGGGCGATCGCCCGATTTACTCAGTCCTTCTTTACTCGATCAGCCCCCTGGTCTATATTTGCTCATTTGCCAGTCCCTGATGCAAAGTTTAGGGGGTTATTTTAATACTTATCCCTTGGAAAATCACTCTGTGATGTTTCAGTTATTGCTACCGGTTGAATCGGCTCAAGATTGA
- a CDS encoding 50S ribosomal protein L11 methyltransferase, with protein MYSVSGYGSMIGDRGRMEAYTQALKQSITPGCVVLDIGTGTGIFALLACQFGAKKVYAIETNPAIEVAKQAAVANGYSDKIEFIQDLSTQVELPELADVIISDLRGILPLFQQHIGSLADARKRLLRPGGVLIPQKDKIWVSVVEAPNLWNRINDPWDKYCYDFNMNAAKKIVNNVWGKGWVTPSQLLAQPQLWATLDYGTLENPNVGNQMLFEPSRSGTGYGLSVWFDATLIEEVGFSTAPGMPELIYGTAFFPFLEPVEIGLGDTISVNLQANLVNSSYIFRWDTQVFEQGKESQCKAQFKQSTFFAESLAPQQLRKQAGNFVPQLNQDGKIAQVVLEAMGQGQSVSEIAGRLMEQFPEVFSSPKEALTRVGQLSTVYSE; from the coding sequence ATGTATAGTGTATCGGGTTACGGCTCCATGATCGGCGATCGCGGCCGCATGGAAGCCTATACGCAAGCTCTGAAACAATCCATTACCCCCGGTTGTGTTGTCCTCGATATCGGCACGGGAACCGGTATATTTGCCCTGCTTGCCTGTCAATTCGGAGCCAAGAAAGTCTACGCCATTGAAACCAATCCGGCGATCGAAGTGGCAAAACAAGCGGCAGTTGCCAATGGGTATAGCGATAAAATTGAGTTTATTCAAGATTTATCTACTCAAGTAGAATTACCCGAATTAGCCGATGTCATTATCTCCGACTTGCGGGGAATTTTACCTTTATTTCAGCAACATATTGGCTCTTTAGCTGACGCGAGAAAGCGATTATTGCGTCCTGGAGGGGTGTTAATTCCCCAAAAAGATAAAATTTGGGTGAGTGTGGTAGAAGCACCGAATTTATGGAATAGAATTAACGATCCTTGGGATAAATATTGCTATGACTTTAATATGAACGCGGCGAAAAAGATCGTTAATAATGTTTGGGGAAAAGGCTGGGTAACACCGTCTCAATTATTGGCGCAACCGCAACTTTGGGCAACCTTGGATTATGGAACCCTTGAGAATCCGAATGTGGGAAATCAGATGCTCTTTGAACCGTCTCGCAGTGGCACAGGCTATGGGTTGAGTGTATGGTTTGATGCTACGTTGATTGAGGAAGTTGGGTTTTCCACGGCTCCAGGGATGCCAGAATTGATTTATGGGACAGCGTTTTTCCCCTTTTTAGAGCCGGTTGAGATAGGTTTGGGCGATACGATTTCTGTGAATTTACAAGCTAACTTGGTAAACAGTAGCTATATCTTCCGTTGGGATACTCAGGTATTCGAGCAGGGGAAAGAAAGCCAGTGTAAGGCTCAGTTTAAGCAGTCTACATTTTTTGCCGAATCCCTTGCTCCTCAACAGTTGCGGAAGCAGGCAGGAAATTTTGTGCCGCAATTAAATCAAGATGGTAAGATCGCGCAAGTGGTTTTAGAGGCTATGGGGCAAGGACAATCGGTGAGCGAGATTGCAGGAAGGTTAATGGAGCAGTTTCCGGAGGTGTTTTCTAGTCCGAAAGAGGCTCTAACACGGGTGGGACAATTGTCTACAGTGTACAGTGAATAG
- a CDS encoding HNH endonuclease: MTNLSKQVRQQIWARAGFRCEYCQSSMRLTGMPLVIDHVQPKALKGSDTMENLAASCYRCNEFKGARTSGFDPETQTDVMLFNPREHNWSEHFAWDESGTLVQGLTAMGRVTVAVLRLNNDDIVAARAIWVKWGWHPPQVD, encoded by the coding sequence ATGACAAACTTATCAAAGCAAGTCCGGCAACAAATCTGGGCGCGTGCAGGATTTCGTTGCGAATATTGTCAGAGTTCCATGCGATTGACAGGAATGCCGCTCGTCATTGATCATGTCCAACCTAAAGCCCTAAAAGGCTCTGATACGATGGAAAATCTAGCGGCTTCTTGCTACCGATGTAATGAATTCAAGGGCGCTCGAACGTCAGGTTTCGATCCTGAAACTCAAACAGATGTTATGTTATTCAATCCAAGAGAACATAACTGGTCTGAGCATTTCGCTTGGGATGAAAGCGGAACTCTCGTTCAGGGGTTAACGGCGATGGGTCGTGTAACTGTAGCGGTACTTCGTCTCAATAATGATGATATTGTTGCCGCTAGAGCAATTTGGGTGAAGTGGGGGTGGCATCCGCCTCAAGTAGATTGA
- a CDS encoding cupin-like domain-containing protein has translation MTDAQPMTITLPPLRITVNNQQQVNLEWMPQTQGQPPPSQPQIPDNWKRWIALNKLHNKPEQSMIEAMQKQGIDANLARLAINQVMAEPSYQIGDNMAQMLRKLESTLAIQQQLAALSSKGNRIERRSGVSRQEFLDRYYATNTPVILTDLMQDWPAMKTWSPEYLKEKYGRVEVQIQANRNSNPDYEIECEKHRKTMLLADYADRVLNGGEDNDHYMVANNQNLEREELKGLLDDIIFFPEFLNPEEVSNRVFFWFGPSGTITPLHHDPVNLMMAQVYGRKRWRLISPQQTPLLYNYVGVFSKVDCENPDYQKYPLFKNVQIIEEVLQPGEVIFVPVGWWHQVKALDASISLSFTNFVFPNFYTWQDPNIKAW, from the coding sequence ATGACAGACGCTCAACCCATGACCATCACCTTGCCGCCCCTGCGGATTACGGTGAATAATCAACAACAGGTGAACCTAGAGTGGATGCCCCAAACTCAAGGTCAACCGCCGCCGAGTCAACCGCAAATTCCAGACAATTGGAAACGGTGGATCGCCTTAAATAAACTCCATAACAAGCCGGAACAGTCGATGATTGAGGCGATGCAAAAACAGGGGATTGATGCCAACCTCGCCCGTCTTGCCATTAATCAAGTCATGGCCGAACCGTCCTATCAAATCGGGGACAATATGGCCCAAATGCTGCGAAAATTAGAATCTACTTTAGCCATTCAACAGCAACTCGCGGCCCTCTCGTCTAAGGGGAACCGGATTGAGCGGCGATCGGGGGTTTCTAGACAGGAGTTTCTCGATCGCTATTATGCCACCAATACCCCAGTAATCCTCACGGATTTAATGCAAGATTGGCCAGCGATGAAAACCTGGTCACCGGAATACTTAAAAGAAAAATACGGCCGAGTTGAAGTTCAAATTCAAGCCAACCGCAACAGCAACCCCGACTATGAGATTGAATGCGAAAAGCATCGTAAAACTATGCTGCTGGCTGACTATGCCGATCGAGTCTTAAATGGGGGCGAGGACAACGATCATTATATGGTTGCCAATAACCAAAACCTAGAGCGTGAGGAATTAAAAGGGCTGCTCGATGATATTATCTTTTTCCCCGAATTCCTCAATCCCGAAGAAGTTTCTAATCGGGTCTTTTTCTGGTTTGGCCCCAGTGGAACCATTACCCCTTTGCACCACGATCCCGTCAATTTAATGATGGCTCAAGTCTACGGACGTAAACGGTGGCGCTTAATTTCTCCCCAGCAGACCCCCCTACTGTACAATTATGTCGGGGTATTTAGTAAGGTGGATTGTGAGAATCCAGATTATCAGAAATATCCCCTGTTTAAGAATGTGCAGATCATTGAAGAGGTCTTGCAACCGGGAGAAGTTATTTTTGTGCCTGTAGGCTGGTGGCATCAGGTAAAAGCCCTAGATGCCAGCATTTCCTTATCGTTTACTAATTTTGTGTTTCCAAATTTTTACACTTGGCAAGACCCTAATATTAAGGCGTGGTAA